One stretch of Pseudomonas fragi DNA includes these proteins:
- a CDS encoding MarR family winged helix-turn-helix transcriptional regulator — MLPTQCLCTNLRRAARGVSRHYDGALDGFGINVAQYSLLCNLKRLDQPSISTLAEAMGLDRSTLGRNVRVLEGAGLLKMTEGADQRNRLVCLTQAGEDCLKAALPAWEAAQQRLMDRLGEAKRAQLLQLLDELAGSD; from the coding sequence ATGTTACCAACCCAGTGTTTATGTACCAATCTGCGGCGTGCGGCACGTGGCGTGAGCAGGCATTACGACGGGGCTCTCGATGGCTTCGGGATCAACGTTGCCCAGTATTCCTTGCTGTGCAATCTCAAGCGGCTCGATCAACCCAGCATTTCCACCTTGGCCGAAGCGATGGGGCTGGATCGCAGTACGTTGGGCCGTAACGTGCGGGTGCTTGAGGGGGCCGGGTTGCTGAAGATGACCGAGGGCGCAGATCAGCGTAACCGGCTGGTGTGCCTGACCCAGGCAGGCGAGGATTGCCTCAAGGCCGCCTTGCCGGCCTGGGAGGCTGCACAGCAGCGTTTGATGGACCGCTTGGGTGAAGCCAAGCGCGCGCAGTTGCTACAACTATTGGATGAGTTGGCGGGTTCTGACTGA
- a CDS encoding PAS domain-containing hybrid sensor histidine kinase/response regulator has protein sequence MSLSSGLIAAVALAYMAIMFAIAFYGDRRSKPLPPRVRAWVYSLSLAVYCTSWTFFGAVGQAAEQLWAFLPIYLGPVLLLVCAPWVLQKMVMISKQENITSIADFIAARYGKSQSLAIVVALICLVGVLPYIALQLKGIVLGVNLLIGAGADATGSRVEDTALIVTLVLALFTILFGTRNLDATEHHRGMVLAIAFESLVKLFAFLAVGAFVTFGLYDGFDDLFNQAMLAPRLEEYWKETVNWPSMIVQTGVAMMAIICLPRQFHVTVVENIDPQDLQLAKWVFPAYLILAGLFVVPIALAGQMLLPSSVLPDSFVISLPLAQAHPALALLAFIGGASAATGMVIVASVALSTMVSNDMLLPWLLRHKNAERPFEVFRHWMLSVRRVSIVVILLLAYVSYRLLGSTASLATIGQIAFAAVTQLAPAMLGALYWKQANRRGVFAGLATGTFIWFYTLVLPLIAHSFGWHLSHFPGLAWLHSNPLGLSITPLTQGVVLSLAGNFTLFAWVSVLSRTRVSEHWQAGRFIGQELSSHPSGRSMLSVQINDLLALAARFVGEERAHQSFIRFAYRQGKGFNPNQNANGEWIAHTERLLAGVLGASSTRAVVKAAIEGREMQLEDVVRIADEASEVLQFNRALLQGAIENITQGISVVDQSLKLVAWNRRYLELFDYPEGLISVGRPIADIIRHNAERGLCGPGEAEVHVARRLHWMRQGRAHTSERLFPNGRVIELIGNPMPGGGFVMSFTDITAFREAEQALTEANEGLEQRVAERTHELSQLNQALTEAKGVAETASQSKTRFLAAVSHDLMQPMNAARLFSSALSHQEEGLSAEAQKLVQHLDSSLRSAEDLISDLLDISRLENGKITPDIKPFAINDLFETLGNEFTAQAQEQGLNFRVRGSRVRVNSDIKLLRRILQNFLTNAFRYAKGPVLLGVRRRGGELCLEVWDRGPGIPEDKLKVIFEEFKRLDSHQTRAEKGLGLGLAIADGLCHVLGHSLQVRSWQGFGSVFSVRVPMARSQAAPQPVVAEQNGQPLTGARVLCIDNEDSILIGMQSLLTRWGCQVWTARNREECAALLNEGVRPQLVLVDYHLDDGEVGTELMGWLRAQLGEPVPGVVISADGRPEMIAEVHAAGLEYLPKPVKPAVLRALLSRHVPL, from the coding sequence ATGTCGTTGTCCAGCGGGCTGATTGCCGCCGTTGCCCTGGCCTATATGGCCATTATGTTCGCCATTGCCTTTTATGGTGACCGGCGCAGCAAACCGCTGCCGCCGCGGGTTCGCGCGTGGGTCTATAGCCTGTCGCTGGCGGTGTACTGCACCAGTTGGACGTTCTTCGGCGCCGTTGGTCAGGCCGCCGAACAACTCTGGGCATTTCTGCCGATTTACCTGGGCCCGGTGCTACTGCTGGTATGCGCACCCTGGGTGCTGCAAAAGATGGTGATGATCAGCAAACAGGAGAACATCACTTCGATTGCTGACTTTATCGCCGCCCGCTACGGCAAATCGCAGTCGCTGGCCATTGTGGTGGCGCTGATCTGCCTGGTGGGCGTGCTGCCTTATATTGCACTGCAGCTCAAGGGCATCGTGCTGGGGGTCAACCTGCTGATCGGGGCCGGGGCCGACGCGACCGGCTCGCGGGTCGAGGACACGGCGCTGATTGTGACGCTGGTGCTGGCCCTGTTTACCATCCTCTTCGGCACGCGCAACCTTGATGCCACCGAACACCACCGCGGCATGGTGCTGGCCATTGCCTTTGAATCGCTGGTCAAGCTGTTCGCTTTCCTCGCCGTCGGCGCCTTCGTGACCTTCGGGCTGTATGACGGCTTCGACGACCTGTTCAACCAGGCCATGCTCGCGCCGCGCCTTGAGGAGTACTGGAAAGAAACCGTCAACTGGCCATCGATGATCGTGCAAACCGGCGTGGCGATGATGGCAATCATCTGCCTGCCCCGCCAGTTCCACGTCACCGTGGTGGAAAACATCGACCCGCAAGACCTGCAACTGGCCAAGTGGGTGTTCCCGGCTTATCTGATTCTGGCCGGGCTGTTTGTGGTGCCGATTGCCCTGGCCGGGCAAATGTTGCTGCCCAGCTCGGTACTGCCGGACTCCTTCGTGATCAGCCTGCCACTGGCCCAGGCCCATCCGGCCCTGGCATTACTGGCCTTTATCGGTGGTGCATCGGCGGCCACCGGCATGGTGATCGTGGCCAGCGTTGCGCTGTCGACCATGGTCTCCAACGACATGCTGCTGCCGTGGCTGCTGCGCCATAAAAACGCCGAGCGCCCGTTCGAGGTGTTCCGTCACTGGATGCTCTCGGTACGGCGCGTGTCGATCGTGGTGATCCTGCTGCTGGCTTATGTCAGCTACCGCCTGCTGGGTTCGACCGCCAGCCTGGCGACCATTGGCCAGATAGCCTTCGCAGCCGTCACCCAGCTGGCGCCCGCCATGCTCGGCGCCCTGTACTGGAAACAAGCCAACCGTCGCGGCGTGTTTGCCGGGTTGGCTACGGGCACCTTTATCTGGTTCTACACCCTGGTACTGCCGCTCATCGCCCACAGCTTTGGCTGGCACTTGAGCCACTTCCCGGGGTTGGCGTGGCTGCACAGCAACCCGCTGGGCCTGTCGATCACCCCGCTGACCCAGGGCGTGGTGCTGTCGCTGGCGGGCAACTTCACCCTGTTTGCCTGGGTCTCGGTACTGTCGCGCACCCGCGTATCAGAACACTGGCAGGCCGGACGTTTTATTGGCCAGGAACTAAGCAGCCACCCCAGTGGCCGTTCGATGCTGTCGGTGCAGATCAATGACCTGCTGGCCCTCGCCGCGCGCTTTGTCGGGGAAGAGCGCGCCCATCAGAGCTTTATTCGCTTCGCTTACCGTCAGGGCAAGGGCTTTAACCCCAACCAGAACGCCAATGGCGAGTGGATCGCCCACACCGAACGGCTACTGGCGGGCGTGCTCGGCGCATCCTCCACCCGCGCTGTAGTAAAAGCTGCTATTGAAGGCCGGGAAATGCAGCTCGAAGACGTGGTACGCATTGCCGATGAGGCGTCGGAAGTACTGCAGTTCAACCGCGCCTTGCTCCAGGGCGCCATTGAGAACATCACCCAGGGCATCAGCGTGGTCGACCAGTCACTCAAGCTGGTGGCCTGGAATCGCCGTTATCTGGAGCTGTTTGACTACCCGGAGGGGCTGATCAGCGTCGGCCGCCCGATTGCCGACATCATCCGCCACAATGCCGAGCGCGGCCTGTGCGGCCCCGGCGAAGCCGAAGTGCATGTGGCCCGCCGCCTGCACTGGATGCGCCAGGGCCGGGCGCATACCTCGGAACGACTGTTCCCCAATGGTCGGGTGATCGAGCTGATCGGCAACCCGATGCCGGGAGGTGGTTTTGTCATGAGTTTCACCGACATTACCGCCTTCCGTGAAGCCGAGCAGGCCCTGACCGAGGCCAATGAAGGCCTGGAGCAAAGGGTTGCCGAGCGCACCCATGAACTGTCACAACTCAACCAGGCACTGACCGAAGCCAAGGGCGTGGCCGAAACCGCCAGCCAGTCGAAAACCCGGTTTTTGGCCGCCGTCAGCCATGACCTGATGCAGCCTATGAACGCCGCGCGCCTGTTCTCCTCTGCCCTCTCCCACCAGGAAGAAGGCTTGAGCGCCGAAGCGCAGAAACTGGTGCAGCATCTGGACAGCTCCCTGCGCTCGGCCGAAGACCTGATCAGCGACCTGCTGGATATTTCCCGCCTGGAAAACGGCAAGATCACCCCCGATATCAAGCCGTTTGCCATTAACGACCTGTTCGAAACCCTGGGCAATGAATTTACCGCCCAGGCCCAGGAACAGGGCCTGAACTTCAGGGTTCGCGGCAGCCGGGTGCGGGTCAACAGTGATATCAAATTGCTGCGTCGGATCCTGCAAAACTTCCTTACCAACGCCTTTCGCTACGCCAAAGGCCCGGTGCTGCTGGGCGTGCGTCGCCGTGGCGGGGAGCTGTGCCTTGAGGTGTGGGACCGCGGGCCGGGCATTCCCGAAGACAAGCTGAAAGTGATTTTTGAAGAATTCAAACGCCTCGACAGCCATCAAACCCGCGCCGAAAAAGGCCTGGGCCTGGGCCTGGCGATCGCCGACGGCTTGTGCCATGTGCTCGGGCACAGCCTGCAGGTGCGCTCATGGCAAGGGTTTGGCAGCGTGTTCAGTGTGCGCGTGCCGATGGCCAGGAGCCAGGCCGCACCGCAGCCGGTGGTCGCCGAGCAGAACGGCCAGCCTCTGACAGGGGCACGGGTGCTGTGTATTGATAATGAAGACAGCATTCTGATCGGCATGCAAAGCCTGCTGACGCGCTGGGGTTGCCAGGTGTGGACGGCCCGCAACCGCGAAGAATGCGCAGCGTTGCTCAATGAAGGTGTGCGTCCGCAGCTGGTGCTGGTTGACTACCATCTGGACGACGGCGAGGTGGGGACAGAACTGATGGGCTGGCTGCGCGCACAACTGGGTGAACCGGTACCGGGCGTGGTCATCAGCGCCGATGGCCGCCCGGAGATGATTGCCGAGGTGCATGCGGCAGGCCTTGAGTACCTGCCCAAGCCGGTCAAGCCTGCTGTACTGCGGGCGCTGCTGAGCAGGCATGTACCGCTGTAG
- a CDS encoding TDT family transporter, giving the protein MTCPNNAKAGFRPFSHLQHPREVIRQFTPNWFAATMGTGVLALALAQLPVHIPGVHAFAEGLWLFNIGLFILFSVLYGARWVLYFDEARRIFGHSTVSMFFGTIPMGLATIINGFLVFGVPRWGEGMVQVAEVLWWIDVAMALGCGVLIPYLMFTRQDHSIDQMTAVWLLPVVAAEVAAASGGLLAPYLSDTVMQFHVLITSYVLWAFSVPVAFSILTILILRMALHKLPHESMAASSWLALGPIGTGALGLLLLGADAPAIFAANGLARIGEIVEGLGLISGVILWGVGLWWIVMAALITIRYFRSGIPFNLGWWGFTFPLGVYSLATLRLGSMLHLSFFDVAGCVLVLALALMWLLVGTRTVQGAYRGELFVSPCIAGLKK; this is encoded by the coding sequence ATGACTTGCCCAAACAATGCCAAAGCCGGTTTTCGGCCATTCAGTCACTTGCAGCACCCGCGGGAAGTGATCCGCCAGTTCACCCCGAACTGGTTTGCCGCGACCATGGGCACCGGTGTACTGGCCCTGGCCCTGGCTCAATTGCCGGTCCATATCCCGGGTGTGCATGCCTTTGCCGAGGGTTTGTGGCTGTTCAATATCGGTTTGTTCATTCTGTTCAGCGTGCTCTATGGCGCGCGCTGGGTGCTGTATTTCGATGAAGCGCGGCGCATTTTCGGGCACTCCACCGTGTCGATGTTCTTTGGCACCATCCCTATGGGCCTGGCCACCATCATCAACGGTTTTCTGGTGTTCGGCGTGCCGCGCTGGGGTGAAGGCATGGTGCAGGTGGCCGAGGTGCTGTGGTGGATCGATGTGGCCATGGCGCTGGGCTGCGGCGTGCTGATCCCCTACCTGATGTTTACCCGTCAGGATCACAGTATCGACCAGATGACGGCTGTCTGGCTGCTGCCGGTGGTGGCCGCCGAGGTTGCGGCGGCCAGTGGCGGTCTGTTGGCACCGTATCTGAGCGATACCGTCATGCAGTTCCATGTGCTGATTACCAGCTATGTGCTGTGGGCGTTTTCGGTGCCGGTGGCCTTCAGCATCCTGACCATTCTGATCCTGCGTATGGCACTGCACAAACTGCCCCACGAGAGCATGGCTGCCTCCAGCTGGCTGGCGTTGGGCCCTATCGGCACCGGTGCCCTGGGCCTGCTGTTGCTGGGCGCTGATGCCCCGGCGATCTTTGCGGCCAATGGCCTGGCCCGGATCGGTGAGATTGTCGAAGGCCTGGGCCTGATCAGCGGGGTGATTCTGTGGGGTGTGGGCTTGTGGTGGATTGTGATGGCGGCGCTGATCACCATTCGCTACTTCCGCTCGGGCATCCCGTTCAACCTGGGCTGGTGGGGCTTTACCTTCCCGCTGGGTGTGTACTCGCTGGCAACCTTGCGCCTGGGCAGCATGCTGCACCTGAGCTTCTTTGATGTGGCCGGTTGTGTCCTGGTGCTGGCGCTGGCGCTGATGTGGCTGCTGGTGGGCACCCGCACCGTGCAAGGGGCCTATCGCGGCGAGCTGTTTGTATCGCCTTGTATTGCCGGGTTGAAGAAGTAA
- a CDS encoding MFS transporter: protein MTSVWRNSGWVLLGSALILALSLGVRHGFGLFLPPMSAQFGWGREVFAFAIALQNLIWGLAQPFTGALADRFGAARVVIVGGVLYAVGLLLMGLSDSPLSLSLSAGLLIGIGLSGTSFSVILGVVGRALPAEKRSMGMGIASAAGSFGQFAMLPGTLGLIGWLGWSTALLVLGVLVAMIVPLVGMLKDRPLPNLGGEQTLKEALREACSHSGFWLLAFGFFVCGFQVVFIGIHLPAYLVDQHLPATVGTTVLALIGLFNIFGTYTAGWLGGRMSKPRLLTALYLARAVVIVLFLWAPVTQFSAYLFGMAMGFLWLSTVPLTNGTVATLFGVRNLSMLGGIVFLFHQLGAFLGGWLGGVVYDQTGSYDLIWQVSIVLSLLAAALNWPVRERPVARLQAQGSLG, encoded by the coding sequence ATGACATCGGTGTGGCGCAACAGTGGTTGGGTACTGCTTGGCAGTGCGCTTATTTTGGCGCTGTCGTTGGGTGTAAGGCATGGGTTCGGGCTGTTTCTGCCGCCCATGAGTGCGCAGTTTGGCTGGGGGCGTGAGGTGTTTGCGTTTGCCATCGCCCTGCAAAACCTGATCTGGGGCCTGGCCCAGCCCTTTACCGGGGCGCTGGCGGACCGCTTTGGCGCTGCCAGGGTGGTGATTGTCGGTGGCGTCCTGTATGCGGTGGGGTTGTTGCTGATGGGTTTGTCGGATTCGCCGCTGTCGCTGTCATTGAGCGCCGGACTGCTGATTGGTATCGGGTTGTCGGGCACTTCGTTCTCGGTGATTTTGGGCGTGGTGGGCCGTGCCTTGCCAGCAGAAAAGCGCAGCATGGGCATGGGGATCGCCAGTGCGGCGGGGTCCTTCGGTCAATTTGCCATGTTGCCCGGCACCCTGGGCTTGATTGGCTGGCTCGGTTGGTCGACGGCGCTTCTGGTGCTGGGAGTGCTGGTGGCAATGATCGTGCCTCTGGTCGGCATGCTCAAGGATCGCCCGCTACCCAACCTGGGCGGCGAGCAAACCCTCAAGGAAGCGCTGCGTGAGGCCTGTTCGCACTCGGGCTTCTGGTTGCTGGCGTTCGGCTTTTTTGTCTGCGGCTTTCAGGTGGTGTTTATCGGTATCCACCTGCCGGCGTATCTGGTGGATCAGCATCTGCCTGCGACGGTGGGCACCACGGTGCTGGCGCTGATCGGCCTGTTCAATATTTTCGGTACCTATACCGCCGGCTGGCTGGGCGGGCGCATGTCCAAGCCGCGCCTGCTGACTGCGCTGTACCTGGCGCGCGCCGTGGTGATTGTGTTGTTCCTGTGGGCACCTGTAACGCAGTTCAGTGCTTACCTGTTCGGCATGGCGATGGGCTTTTTATGGCTGTCGACCGTACCGCTGACCAATGGCACGGTGGCGACCCTGTTTGGCGTGCGGAACCTGTCGATGCTGGGCGGCATTGTGTTCCTGTTCCATCAACTGGGTGCATTTTTGGGCGGCTGGCTGGGTGGCGTGGTCTATGATCAGACCGGTAGCTATGACCTGATCTGGCAGGTCTCGATTGTGTTAAGTCTGCTGGCAGCCGCCTTGAACTGGCCGGTGCGCGAGCGTCCGGTGGCCCGTTTGCAGGCGCAGGGGAGTTTGGGGTGA
- a CDS encoding glutathione peroxidase yields MLKRWIAMPVLLLACAGSVWAADCPPLLEGSLPKLRAKESIDLCQRFAGKPLLIVNTASFCGFAPQFKGLEALNQRYKGQGLELIGVPSDDFKQEAKDGEETAKVCYVNYGVTFTMIDPQHVRGPDATHLFKILAEQSNAPKWNFYKYVVDRQGNVIASFSSLTKPDSPELIEAIDKAIASRP; encoded by the coding sequence ATGCTCAAGCGCTGGATTGCGATGCCTGTACTGCTGTTGGCCTGCGCAGGGTCGGTGTGGGCAGCGGATTGCCCGCCCTTGCTGGAGGGCTCGCTGCCCAAATTGCGGGCCAAGGAATCGATCGATCTGTGCCAGCGCTTTGCCGGCAAACCGCTGTTGATCGTCAATACCGCGAGCTTTTGCGGCTTCGCCCCGCAGTTCAAGGGGCTTGAGGCGTTGAACCAGCGCTACAAGGGCCAGGGCCTGGAGCTGATCGGTGTGCCCTCGGATGACTTCAAGCAAGAAGCCAAGGATGGTGAGGAGACGGCCAAGGTGTGTTACGTCAACTATGGCGTGACCTTCACCATGATCGACCCGCAGCATGTGCGCGGGCCGGATGCGACTCACCTGTTCAAGATCCTGGCCGAGCAAAGTAATGCGCCGAAGTGGAACTTCTACAAATATGTGGTAGATCGCCAGGGCAATGTGATTGCCAGCTTCTCCAGTTTGACCAAGCCTGACAGTCCTGAATTGATTGAGGCCATCGACAAGGCCATTGCTTCCAGGCCCTGA
- the rmuC gene encoding DNA recombination protein RmuC has product MLNERLSTAQLAQEGLSAQLDACRDEVSDLGQANAAKQAELAALGREVELLQVERDNGRDAAHAWNLERNQKEVELRRLDAHASALAAELREQQDSHQQRLNDLQGSRDELRAQFAELAGKIFDEREQRFAETSNERLGQLLDPLKERIQSFEKRVEESYQQESRERFSLGKELERLQQLNLRLSDEATNLTRALKGQKTQGNWGELILERVLEHAGLEKGREYQTQVSLKGPDGERFQPDVLIMLPGDKQVVVDSKVSLTAYQQYVGADDDVIGQAALKQHVLSLRNHVKGLASKDYKRLEGLHSLDFVLLFVPIEAAFSAALQAEPNLFQEAFDRHIVIVSPTTLLATLRVIDSLWKQERQGQNAREIAERAGWLYDKFVLFIQDLDEVGNRLQQLDKAYSSARNKLTEGRGNLVSRSEQLKLLGARASKSLPADLLERAMTDVDGVAHPAE; this is encoded by the coding sequence CTGCTCAACGAGCGCCTGAGTACGGCGCAACTGGCCCAGGAGGGCCTGAGTGCCCAGCTGGACGCCTGTCGCGACGAAGTCAGTGATCTGGGCCAGGCCAATGCCGCCAAGCAGGCAGAGCTGGCCGCACTGGGCCGCGAAGTCGAACTGTTGCAGGTGGAACGGGACAACGGGCGCGATGCCGCCCATGCCTGGAACCTGGAGCGCAATCAGAAAGAAGTCGAGCTGCGGCGCCTGGATGCCCATGCGTCTGCACTGGCTGCTGAGTTGCGTGAGCAGCAGGATAGCCATCAGCAACGGCTCAACGACCTGCAGGGTTCCCGGGACGAATTGCGGGCGCAGTTTGCCGAGCTAGCGGGCAAGATTTTCGATGAGCGCGAGCAGCGTTTCGCCGAAACCAGCAATGAGCGTCTTGGCCAGTTGCTTGACCCTCTCAAGGAACGCATCCAGTCGTTTGAGAAACGGGTCGAGGAGAGTTATCAGCAGGAATCGCGGGAGCGGTTTTCCCTGGGCAAAGAGCTGGAGCGCTTGCAGCAACTGAACCTGCGCCTCAGTGATGAGGCCACCAACCTGACCCGCGCCCTCAAGGGCCAGAAAACCCAAGGCAACTGGGGCGAGCTGATTCTGGAGCGGGTGCTGGAGCATGCGGGGCTTGAGAAAGGCCGTGAATACCAGACCCAGGTCAGCCTCAAGGGCCCTGACGGCGAGCGCTTCCAGCCTGACGTGCTGATCATGTTGCCGGGTGACAAGCAGGTGGTGGTCGACTCCAAGGTCAGCCTCACCGCGTATCAGCAATATGTAGGGGCCGATGACGATGTAATCGGGCAAGCGGCGCTCAAGCAGCATGTACTGTCGCTGCGCAATCATGTGAAGGGCTTGGCCAGCAAGGACTACAAGCGCCTGGAGGGGCTGCACAGCCTGGACTTTGTGCTGTTGTTCGTACCGATCGAGGCGGCATTTTCGGCGGCGTTGCAGGCCGAGCCGAATTTGTTTCAAGAGGCGTTTGACCGGCATATCGTGATCGTCAGCCCGACCACGCTGCTGGCCACTTTGCGGGTGATCGACAGCCTGTGGAAGCAGGAGCGCCAGGGGCAGAATGCGCGTGAAATCGCCGAGCGCGCCGGCTGGCTGTACGACAAGTTCGTGCTGTTTATTCAGGACCTGGATGAGGTGGGCAATCGCCTGCAGCAACTGGACAAGGCCTACAGCTCAGCGCGTAACAAACTGACGGAAGGCCGCGGCAATCTGGTCAGCCGCAGCGAGCAGCTCAAATTGCTCGGCGCCCGGGCCAGCAAAAGCCTGCCGGCCGACCTGCTGGAGCGGGCTATGACCGACGTTGACGGCGTGGCGCACCCGGCGGAGTAG
- a CDS encoding OmpP1/FadL family transporter translates to MKKVMLKTTLGLAVTLASSQIFASGFALNEQSVSGMGTGFAGRSSSADDASTVFGNPAGMSRLSGQQVTGGIAVIDASTDIKDANGSIKGTNKGDMVPFTGVPMGFYTNKLNDQWAVGFGVYAPFGLVTDYESSFQGRGFGSKSEVKVVTLQPTVSYAFNDRVSIGFGPTINRIAGTLESELRLTPNPLAGAGDSNVKIKGDDTALGFNAGILVQATDTTRVGLTYHSKVKYKLEGHTNVTASSDPFTAARLKSNRYDATLKIDTPESWDLSVTQEINDAWKVYAGSTWTRWSRLKDITVQNEGVTAAAGGGAAPALFTTIKEEQNWHDTWAYAIGTSYQLNKQWVLRTGLTWDQSPTNNENRSPRIPTGDRTIFSLGAGYAVNENLTIDAAYSYLKEESVKVDDQKAALGSYYSSKYENSANGFAVGATYKF, encoded by the coding sequence ATGAAAAAAGTAATGCTCAAGACCACACTTGGCCTCGCCGTCACTTTGGCTTCCAGCCAGATTTTCGCTAGCGGCTTCGCACTCAACGAACAAAGCGTCAGCGGTATGGGGACCGGTTTCGCAGGTCGTTCATCTTCTGCCGACGATGCCAGTACCGTTTTTGGTAACCCTGCCGGTATGTCCCGCCTCAGCGGCCAGCAAGTAACAGGCGGTATCGCTGTTATTGATGCTTCGACCGATATCAAGGATGCCAATGGCAGCATCAAGGGCACCAACAAAGGTGACATGGTGCCGTTCACAGGCGTTCCGATGGGCTTTTACACCAACAAGCTGAATGACCAGTGGGCAGTCGGCTTCGGCGTTTATGCCCCGTTCGGCCTTGTGACCGACTACGAAAGCAGCTTCCAGGGCCGTGGCTTTGGCAGCAAAAGCGAAGTGAAGGTTGTTACCCTGCAACCAACCGTCAGCTATGCCTTCAATGATCGCGTGTCGATTGGTTTTGGCCCGACCATCAACCGCATTGCCGGTACTCTTGAATCCGAGCTTCGACTGACCCCCAACCCGCTGGCCGGGGCAGGCGACAGCAATGTAAAAATCAAGGGTGACGATACCGCCCTGGGCTTCAACGCCGGTATCCTGGTACAAGCTACCGACACCACGCGGGTAGGTTTGACTTACCACTCAAAGGTTAAGTACAAGCTTGAAGGTCACACCAACGTAACAGCCAGCAGCGATCCGTTCACTGCCGCCCGCCTGAAAAGCAACCGCTATGACGCCACTCTGAAAATCGACACGCCTGAATCCTGGGATCTGTCGGTTACTCAAGAGATCAATGACGCGTGGAAGGTCTATGCAGGTTCCACCTGGACTCGCTGGAGCCGCCTGAAAGACATCACCGTACAGAACGAAGGCGTTACTGCTGCGGCCGGCGGCGGTGCAGCCCCTGCACTTTTCACCACGATCAAGGAAGAGCAAAACTGGCACGATACCTGGGCTTACGCTATCGGTACTTCGTATCAGTTGAACAAGCAGTGGGTACTGCGTACCGGTCTGACCTGGGACCAGTCGCCTACCAACAATGAAAATCGCTCGCCTCGCATCCCTACTGGCGACCGTACGATTTTCAGCCTGGGTGCCGGTTATGCCGTCAACGAGAACCTGACAATCGATGCTGCCTATTCCTACCTGAAGGAAGAGTCGGTCAAGGTTGATGACCAGAAGGCAGCTCTCGGCAGCTACTACAGCTCCAAGTACGAAAACAGCGCCAACGGTTTTGCAGTAGGTGCAACCTACAAGTTCTGA